A region of Acidobacteriota bacterium DNA encodes the following proteins:
- a CDS encoding SGNH/GDSL hydrolase family protein — MKAISISALFAIALLVTLGTSCARRPAGTIILCAGDSITEHGYPRFLNRMLRSEGKTVRVINEGKSGHTSGEYLAFMRRELPRLKAVRPDVVLLQLGTNDIRMDGDHTPLEAFERNMRAILDLFAEFRSRAGRPPAIFLGTIPHVPEGTSWPFTSESGPRVEGEINPALRALAVERGLTLVDNHAVFAERPELLRPADVHPTPEGDRALAVSWNAALAAGYY, encoded by the coding sequence ATGAAAGCAATTTCAATATCAGCGCTTTTCGCAATTGCTCTTCTGGTGACGCTCGGCACGTCCTGCGCCAGGCGGCCCGCCGGGACGATCATCCTTTGCGCCGGGGATAGCATCACCGAGCACGGCTATCCGCGTTTTCTGAATCGCATGTTGAGATCCGAGGGGAAAACGGTGCGCGTCATCAACGAGGGAAAAAGCGGGCACACGAGCGGCGAATACCTGGCCTTCATGCGCCGAGAGCTTCCCCGCCTCAAAGCCGTGCGTCCGGATGTCGTCCTCCTTCAACTCGGAACGAACGACATCCGGATGGACGGCGATCACACGCCGCTTGAGGCTTTCGAACGCAACATGAGGGCCATCCTCGACCTCTTCGCCGAGTTCCGGTCGAGAGCGGGGAGGCCGCCGGCGATCTTTTTGGGAACGATTCCGCATGTTCCCGAAGGCACGTCCTGGCCGTTCACATCGGAATCCGGGCCCCGGGTCGAGGGAGAGATCAACCCGGCCCTGCGCGCCCTGGCCGTCGAGCGGGGCCTGACGCTTGTCGACAATCACGCCGTGTTCGCCGAGCGCCCCGAGCTCCTGCGCCCGGCTGACGTTCACCCCACCCCCGAAGGCGACCGCGCCCTCGCCGTCTCTTGGAACGCTGCTTTGGCTGCTGGATATTACTGA
- a CDS encoding GDP-mannose 4,6-dehydratase has product MAATTKTRVLMTGATGFVGRHLMRELDGGTFEMAGTSFPEAPAEGVGNIVRLDLRDRRDLDGFVREVKPEWVFHLAAVSNVGASWERREETFDTNLTGTFNLFESVRRHVPECRVLYVSSSDVYGIVTEKGKILTEDEPAHAVNPYAYTKAAGEMLARFYAEADRIGAVIVRPFPHTGPGQTEDFVCSDWARQIVRIERGESEPVIAVGNLDVRRDFSDVRDIVRAYRMLLEKGRAGEIYNVCSGRAVALREIMEMLLRQAALPGPGMTIGVEVDSAKLRKIDVPLLVGSNAKIRRETGWGPEIPLERTLSNLLSFWRSALAAGYYR; this is encoded by the coding sequence GTGGCGGCGACAACGAAAACGCGCGTTCTCATGACCGGAGCGACCGGGTTTGTCGGCCGCCATTTGATGAGGGAGCTGGACGGCGGGACGTTCGAGATGGCGGGGACGTCCTTTCCCGAGGCGCCGGCGGAGGGTGTCGGGAACATCGTCCGGCTGGATTTGAGAGACCGGCGCGATCTCGACGGCTTTGTGCGGGAGGTCAAGCCCGAGTGGGTCTTCCATCTGGCGGCGGTTTCCAATGTGGGGGCATCGTGGGAGCGGCGCGAGGAGACCTTCGACACGAATCTGACCGGGACCTTCAACCTGTTCGAATCAGTCCGGCGGCATGTGCCGGAATGCCGGGTGCTTTATGTGAGCTCATCGGACGTTTACGGCATCGTCACGGAGAAGGGCAAGATACTGACGGAGGACGAGCCGGCCCATGCGGTCAACCCCTACGCTTATACGAAAGCGGCCGGGGAAATGCTGGCCCGGTTTTACGCCGAGGCGGATCGGATCGGTGCCGTCATCGTGCGGCCGTTTCCCCATACCGGGCCGGGTCAGACCGAGGACTTTGTGTGCTCGGATTGGGCAAGGCAGATCGTCCGGATCGAGAGGGGGGAAAGCGAGCCGGTGATCGCCGTCGGCAACCTGGATGTACGGCGCGATTTCAGCGATGTGCGCGACATCGTCCGGGCTTATCGGATGCTTTTGGAAAAAGGGCGGGCCGGGGAGATCTATAACGTGTGCTCGGGACGGGCGGTTGCGCTGCGCGAGATCATGGAGATGCTGCTGCGGCAGGCCGCACTGCCGGGTCCCGGGATGACGATCGGCGTCGAGGTCGATTCGGCGAAACTCCGGAAAATCGATGTTCCTCTACTGGTTGGATCAAACGCCAAGATCCGCCGCGAGACGGGTTGGGGGCCGGAAATCCCCCTGGAGCGCACCCTCTCCAACCTCCTCTCCTTCTGGCGCTCTGCTTTGGCTGCTGGATATTACAGATAA
- a CDS encoding GDP-mannose 4,6-dehydratase, producing the protein MNILITGITGFAGSHLAEYILEHHPEAGVHGIVRWRSRMDNILGIRNRIRLHEADIKDLVSLTAVLSEVRPERIFHLAAQSFVPASWKLPAETFAINAVGQINLLEAMRTAAPEARIQIAGSSEEYGHVNENETPMKETNPLRPLSPYAVSKVAQDLLGYQYFKSYGLHVVRTRGFNHTGPRRGDVFVTSSFAKQVAEAENGRREPVIHVGNLDARRDFTDVRDMVRAYWLGLEKCEAGEVYNIGSERAWTVRQVLDILLGLTKTKLEVRTDPDRLRPSDVPILLADASKFQAATGWKPIIPFEKTLEDLLDYWRGIV; encoded by the coding sequence ATGAATATTCTCATCACCGGCATCACGGGTTTCGCCGGAAGCCATCTGGCCGAATACATCCTCGAACACCACCCGGAGGCCGGGGTTCACGGCATCGTGCGCTGGCGGAGCCGCATGGACAACATCCTCGGCATCCGCAACCGCATCCGGCTTCACGAGGCGGATATCAAGGATCTCGTCTCGCTGACCGCGGTGCTGTCCGAAGTCCGGCCGGAGCGCATCTTTCACCTGGCGGCGCAGAGCTTTGTGCCGGCGTCCTGGAAACTTCCGGCCGAGACCTTCGCCATCAACGCCGTGGGGCAGATCAACCTGCTCGAGGCCATGCGGACGGCGGCGCCGGAAGCGCGCATCCAGATCGCCGGGTCCAGCGAGGAGTACGGACACGTCAATGAGAACGAAACCCCGATGAAGGAAACCAACCCGCTGCGGCCGCTGAGCCCGTATGCGGTGAGCAAGGTGGCCCAGGATCTTCTCGGCTATCAATATTTCAAGAGTTACGGGCTGCACGTCGTCCGGACGCGGGGCTTCAACCACACCGGACCGCGGCGGGGCGATGTCTTCGTGACGTCGAGTTTCGCGAAACAGGTCGCCGAGGCGGAGAATGGGCGGCGCGAGCCCGTGATTCACGTCGGGAACCTCGATGCCCGGCGCGATTTCACGGACGTCCGGGACATGGTGCGGGCTTACTGGCTGGGGCTTGAGAAATGCGAGGCGGGAGAGGTCTATAACATCGGATCGGAACGGGCCTGGACCGTGCGGCAGGTTCTGGACATCCTGCTCGGGTTGACGAAGACCAAGCTCGAAGTCCGGACCGACCCGGACAGGCTGCGGCCGTCGGACGTTCCCATTCTGCTTGCGGATGCCTCGAAATTCCAGGCAGCGACCGGTTGGAAGCCGATCATTCCCTTCGAGAAAACGCTGGAGGATCTGCTCGATTACTGGCGGGGGATCGTTTGA
- a CDS encoding Wzz/FepE/Etk N-terminal domain-containing protein, whose translation MNDYEIGIVDLAAVLRKNKKPIAAATLIGALAAAVFLFARPRTWEIEAVFYPARITAANEKGEIINTMVHSFPSLVNQLENREFDPYVSKKGGLPIERIPRFHVARIKGTNQVRFHLQDTDIKNSKLALTALLQILETDQNNMLDAKLAAAESVFFELDTKASTLEARIRKTERDILALERERRDAESRARVSLDEENTLSQKIRGIEGKIAGLEERQTALTGRSDPDAAREEQTVSNLILAHAMMAGTHAESVKSERMLREDLNRKIAEIVDQRGRLESRVASLRNELSKISATRARQADIEAGAIRAHLLTSPSTLSRPVSHRSPASVILGAALGFLLSFFPAVFIEIGKRAAQG comes from the coding sequence ATGAACGATTATGAAATCGGAATCGTCGATCTTGCGGCCGTCCTCCGCAAGAATAAAAAGCCGATTGCCGCCGCGACCCTCATCGGTGCCCTGGCCGCCGCCGTTTTCTTATTCGCCCGTCCCCGCACCTGGGAGATCGAGGCGGTCTTCTATCCGGCGCGCATTACGGCTGCCAACGAAAAAGGCGAAATCATAAACACCATGGTCCACTCCTTCCCGAGTCTGGTCAACCAGCTCGAAAACCGCGAGTTCGATCCCTATGTCTCCAAAAAAGGCGGCCTGCCCATAGAACGCATCCCCCGGTTTCACGTCGCCCGAATCAAAGGAACGAACCAGGTGCGGTTTCACCTCCAGGACACGGACATTAAGAATTCCAAACTCGCCCTGACCGCACTTCTCCAAATCCTGGAGACCGACCAGAACAACATGCTGGATGCGAAGTTGGCGGCCGCCGAGTCCGTGTTTTTCGAGCTCGACACCAAGGCTTCCACCCTGGAGGCTCGGATCCGCAAAACCGAACGCGACATCCTGGCCCTGGAGCGGGAGCGGCGTGATGCCGAAAGCCGTGCCCGGGTCTCACTCGACGAGGAAAACACTCTGTCTCAAAAGATCCGCGGGATCGAGGGAAAAATCGCCGGACTCGAAGAGCGGCAGACGGCCCTGACCGGCCGGAGCGACCCCGATGCCGCACGCGAAGAACAAACCGTCTCCAACCTGATTCTGGCCCACGCCATGATGGCTGGCACCCATGCCGAAAGCGTCAAGTCCGAAAGAATGCTGCGCGAAGACCTGAACCGCAAAATCGCCGAAATCGTCGATCAGCGCGGCCGACTCGAATCCCGCGTCGCATCGCTCCGCAACGAACTGTCGAAGATCTCGGCCACCCGGGCTCGGCAGGCGGATATTGAAGCCGGCGCCATCCGCGCCCATCTCCTCACGTCGCCGTCCACGCTCTCGCGACCCGTGAGCCATCGGAGTCCGGCCTCCGTCATCCTGGGTGCGGCGCTGGGGTTTCTTCTGTCGTTTTTTCCGGCCGTTTTCATCGAGATCGGAAAGCGCGCGGCTCAAGGCTGA
- a CDS encoding flippase produces the protein MAKQRLIKNFFSLASVQVANYILPLIVLPYLARVIGVEKFGAVAFAQAVVAYFIMLSVFGFNLYGPREIAAAREEPERLRRVFWSIFYARIFLGLVALVLFALLLAAVPRFQAEILLLAFTFGYVVGDILLPLWFFQGVERMGYIALSHFAVRILYTAAVFTLIREPSHYVYVPLLHSLSQIMIGLAGVGVVLLTFKVAFRLPDLPEIRRVLSRSFVLFLSNISSGLYTKVPPILLGFFAGDLYVGFYAAAEKLYYAGIGLQGQVGQTLYPHISREAARNADRQKTLRLVHKAFLVTMAVAVPAALAAFLLSGPLIRLIYGPEFTGAAVVLKIFSFAFIIIGMSNVFGVQTLLTFNMAREYAFSILAGGAVSLVLGIILIPAFRHVGAALSYLLAECCVAAAMMAVLSSRGIGFFRGMRPAVLVEEMFSRKKKA, from the coding sequence GTGGCCAAGCAACGCCTGATCAAGAATTTCTTTTCCCTGGCCTCCGTCCAGGTTGCCAACTACATCCTCCCCCTGATCGTCCTGCCCTATCTGGCCCGGGTCATCGGTGTCGAAAAATTCGGGGCCGTCGCCTTCGCCCAGGCGGTCGTCGCCTATTTCATCATGCTCAGCGTTTTCGGTTTCAATCTCTACGGCCCCAGGGAAATCGCCGCAGCCCGCGAGGAACCCGAACGTCTTCGCCGCGTCTTCTGGTCCATTTTTTACGCCCGGATCTTTCTGGGTCTTGTCGCCCTTGTCCTGTTCGCGTTGCTTTTAGCCGCGGTTCCCAGATTCCAAGCCGAAATCCTTCTCCTGGCCTTTACTTTCGGATATGTCGTCGGGGACATCCTGCTTCCCCTGTGGTTTTTCCAGGGCGTCGAAAGAATGGGCTACATCGCCCTCAGCCATTTTGCCGTCCGCATTCTCTACACGGCCGCGGTCTTCACTCTCATCCGCGAGCCGTCCCACTATGTCTATGTCCCCCTTCTCCATTCACTCTCCCAGATCATGATTGGCCTGGCCGGCGTCGGCGTCGTCCTCCTCACGTTCAAAGTCGCCTTCCGGCTTCCGGATCTGCCGGAAATCCGCCGGGTGCTGAGCCGGTCGTTCGTCCTGTTTCTGTCGAACATCTCCTCAGGCCTCTACACCAAGGTCCCGCCGATCCTCCTCGGCTTTTTCGCGGGCGATCTCTATGTCGGGTTTTATGCGGCGGCCGAAAAGCTCTATTACGCCGGAATCGGGCTTCAGGGCCAGGTCGGCCAGACCCTCTATCCCCACATCTCCCGCGAGGCCGCCCGAAACGCCGACCGGCAAAAAACCTTGCGGCTCGTCCACAAGGCCTTCCTCGTCACCATGGCCGTCGCCGTCCCGGCGGCTCTGGCCGCCTTCCTTCTTTCCGGTCCCCTGATCCGGCTCATCTACGGTCCTGAATTCACGGGCGCCGCCGTCGTCCTGAAAATCTTTTCCTTCGCTTTCATCATTATCGGCATGAGCAACGTGTTCGGCGTCCAGACCCTGCTGACCTTCAACATGGCCCGGGAGTACGCGTTTTCCATCCTGGCCGGCGGCGCCGTCAGCCTGGTTCTGGGCATCATCCTGATCCCGGCCTTCAGGCATGTCGGAGCGGCCCTTTCCTATCTCCTCGCCGAATGCTGCGTCGCCGCCGCGATGATGGCCGTCCTGTCGTCGCGCGGCATCGGCTTTTTCCGCGGCATGAGGCCGGCCGTCCTGGTCGAAGAGATGTTCAGCCGGAAGAAAAAAGCATGA
- a CDS encoding class I SAM-dependent methyltransferase, with amino-acid sequence MRNTAEKTKVGDKYRDTPKDDILALIPGDAVRILDVGCGAGATGRELKLRRSCEIVGVEIDAGRAARAESRLDKVLHADVETADLPFEATFDCVVCADVLEHLRDPWAVVRKLRGYLRPGGSLVAGLPNVRHWRVLKSLVVSGTWAYEDSGVLDRDHLRFFARKDIIRMFEEAGFTTERLAAVSGSRSRFFRMTAEKRSPFDVLTGGLFRNILALQYVASFRKAGGFAE; translated from the coding sequence ATGAGAAATACGGCCGAAAAAACGAAAGTCGGCGACAAATACCGCGACACGCCGAAGGACGATATCCTGGCCCTCATCCCCGGCGACGCCGTCCGGATTCTGGACGTCGGCTGCGGGGCCGGAGCGACGGGCCGAGAGCTGAAATTGAGGCGGTCCTGCGAGATCGTCGGCGTGGAAATCGACGCCGGCCGCGCCGCCCGGGCCGAGAGCCGGCTCGACAAGGTTCTTCACGCGGATGTCGAAACGGCGGATTTGCCGTTCGAGGCAACTTTCGACTGCGTCGTCTGTGCCGATGTTCTGGAGCATCTGCGCGACCCGTGGGCGGTCGTGCGAAAGCTCCGCGGCTATTTGAGACCCGGCGGCAGTCTCGTGGCCGGACTGCCCAATGTGCGCCACTGGCGGGTCCTCAAAAGCCTGGTCGTTTCCGGGACATGGGCCTACGAAGACAGCGGGGTTCTCGATCGGGACCACCTGCGCTTTTTCGCCCGGAAGGACATCATCCGCATGTTCGAGGAGGCCGGCTTCACGACGGAACGCCTGGCCGCCGTCAGCGGATCCCGGTCCCGCTTTTTCCGGATGACGGCCGAAAAACGCAGTCCGTTCGACGTCTTGACGGGCGGGCTTTTCAGAAATATCCTCGCCCTGCAATATGTCGCGAGTTTCCGGAAAGCGGGAGGCTTCGCGGAATGA
- a CDS encoding glycosyltransferase family 2 protein yields MSGIDLSVIVVSWNTRDLLRDCLASIFRETPRAAFEVEVIVVDNASTDGSPDMVSGDFPAVRLIRNAANQGFAPANNRGVRESRGRHVLFLNPDTRTIGDALGAMVRFLDGRPEAGGVCPMVVNADGTVQSLGRSLPGLGGVFVKGFFSDGWTAAVRGWRDRIRGRAGKEVLEVPGFPGAAMMIPRRVLDGVGLLDEDLPFYAEDIDLCRRIAAQGRTLYCLPGCRIVHLGGRSAGLTPVSSEVRSRLSLYAFLRKHRTPPIAAAARVLIVVSSMLRFSVWTVSSLAAEPRMRRRAASEREACRALIRWGLGSSR; encoded by the coding sequence ATGAGCGGCATCGACCTCTCGGTGATCGTCGTCAGCTGGAACACGCGGGATCTCCTGCGGGACTGCCTGGCGTCGATTTTCCGGGAGACGCCCCGGGCTGCTTTTGAGGTCGAGGTCATTGTGGTCGACAACGCCTCGACGGACGGCAGTCCGGACATGGTTTCCGGCGATTTCCCCGCCGTCCGGCTCATCCGCAACGCCGCCAATCAGGGATTCGCCCCCGCCAACAACCGGGGCGTCCGGGAGTCGCGGGGCCGCCACGTTCTGTTTCTCAATCCCGACACGCGCACGATCGGCGACGCGCTCGGCGCCATGGTCCGTTTTCTCGACGGCCGCCCCGAAGCGGGCGGGGTCTGTCCGATGGTCGTGAATGCGGACGGAACCGTCCAATCCCTCGGCCGGAGCCTGCCCGGACTCGGCGGCGTTTTCGTCAAGGGTTTTTTCTCCGACGGCTGGACCGCGGCCGTTCGGGGATGGAGAGACAGGATCCGGGGGCGGGCCGGGAAAGAGGTCCTCGAAGTCCCCGGATTTCCGGGAGCGGCCATGATGATTCCGCGCCGCGTGCTCGACGGCGTCGGACTTCTCGACGAAGACCTCCCTTTCTATGCCGAGGACATCGATCTGTGCCGGCGGATTGCGGCGCAGGGCCGGACGCTTTATTGCCTGCCCGGCTGCCGGATCGTTCATCTGGGCGGCCGCAGCGCCGGGTTGACGCCCGTCTCGTCCGAGGTGCGGTCCCGTCTGTCGCTTTACGCCTTCCTGCGCAAGCACCGGACGCCGCCGATTGCAGCTGCAGCACGGGTGTTGATTGTGGTATCCTCTATGCTGAGATTTTCCGTCTGGACGGTTTCAAGCCTTGCGGCCGAACCTCGAATGAGGCGCCGGGCCGCAAGCGAAAGGGAGGCCTGCCGAGCTCTCATCCGCTGGGGTTTGGGATCGTCCCGGTAA
- a CDS encoding glycosyltransferase has translation MTSPAVLILAPLPPQRCGVSRHAHSLGRFLAGRGFRPVALTYWECGRGDYFRKTGFEARHLPTLVRPDSIPFVRAVLYVLMGIGPGIALVSREKICLIHAHGAIPQALLACILSRLLNVPYIYTSHGAELTLHNARGKIFKKLIRSIIVRAAAVTSVCRGNLDYMSRDNAKGFYVPNGIDDAFLEKYAGSNRRLDTGASPAQIIFVGHVNAVKGVDLLIRAAETWAKTGDFDFHLKIVGDGPARSTARYVRDCEAAGLTGRVVFTGIREDVPRLLAEADIFVQPSRMEGLPTALLEAMTVGVPVVAAAAGGIPDIVIHEKNGLLVPPGDASALAASVRRLAADPDLRRRLRQGGLETVSAFRWSEIGAAYLDVYRTIGIASP, from the coding sequence ATGACGTCGCCGGCCGTTCTGATCCTGGCCCCTTTGCCTCCCCAGAGATGCGGCGTCTCCCGTCACGCCCACAGTTTGGGGCGATTTCTGGCCGGCCGGGGTTTTCGGCCCGTGGCCCTGACTTATTGGGAATGCGGCCGGGGGGATTATTTTCGAAAAACGGGCTTCGAGGCCCGGCATCTGCCGACTCTTGTCCGGCCGGACAGTATCCCGTTCGTCCGGGCCGTGCTCTATGTCCTTATGGGAATCGGACCGGGGATCGCCCTCGTCTCAAGAGAAAAGATCTGCCTGATCCATGCCCACGGCGCCATCCCCCAGGCTCTTCTGGCCTGCATTCTGAGCCGGCTCCTGAACGTTCCGTATATTTACACGTCCCACGGCGCCGAGTTGACCCTTCACAACGCTCGCGGTAAGATATTCAAAAAGTTGATAAGATCGATCATTGTCCGAGCCGCCGCCGTGACTTCGGTCTGCAGGGGAAACCTGGACTATATGAGCCGCGACAACGCGAAGGGGTTTTACGTTCCGAACGGGATCGACGACGCTTTCTTGGAAAAATATGCCGGATCCAACCGGCGTCTCGATACGGGCGCCTCGCCGGCGCAAATCATTTTTGTGGGCCACGTCAACGCAGTCAAGGGCGTCGATCTGCTGATCCGGGCGGCGGAGACATGGGCGAAGACCGGGGATTTCGATTTCCATCTGAAAATCGTCGGAGACGGTCCGGCCCGGAGCACGGCCCGCTATGTCCGTGACTGTGAGGCGGCGGGACTGACCGGACGAGTTGTTTTCACCGGAATCCGCGAAGATGTGCCCCGGCTCCTGGCCGAGGCCGATATTTTTGTCCAACCCTCCCGGATGGAGGGGTTGCCCACGGCCCTTCTCGAAGCCATGACGGTCGGAGTGCCCGTCGTCGCCGCGGCCGCGGGCGGCATCCCCGATATCGTCATTCACGAAAAAAACGGACTCCTGGTTCCTCCCGGCGACGCTTCGGCTTTGGCCGCGTCCGTGAGGCGCCTTGCGGCCGATCCCGATCTCCGGCGTCGCCTCAGGCAGGGGGGACTGGAAACGGTTTCCGCCTTCCGCTGGTCGGAGATCGGCGCCGCTTATCTCGACGTCTACAGGACGATTGGGATCGCTTCGCCATGA